Proteins encoded together in one Juglans regia cultivar Chandler chromosome 9, Walnut 2.0, whole genome shotgun sequence window:
- the LOC108990148 gene encoding transcription factor MYB35-like has protein sequence MVRPPCCDKLNLKRGLWTAQEDAKILAYVSKHGTGNWTAVPKKAGLKRCGKSCRLRWTNYLRPDLKHDSFTPQEEEMIVRLHAAIGSRWSIIAQQLPGRTDNDVKNHWNSKPSKKLSEMGIDPVTHKPLSQILTDYGNIGGIPKH, from the exons ATGGTAAGACCTCCTTGCTGTGACAAGCTGAACCTTAAAAGGGGTCTCTGGACTGCACAGGAAGATGCAAAGATACTTGCATATGTCTCAAAGCATGGCACAGGAAACTGGACAGCTGTTCCTAAAAAAGCAG GTCTTAAAAGATGTGGGAAGAGCTGCAGGCTAAGGTGGACTAACTACCTGAGGCCTGATCTTAAGCATGACAGCTTCACTCCCCAAGAAGAGGAGATGATTGTTAGGCTTCATGCAGCCATAGGCAGCAG GTGGTCCATAATAGCACAACAACTTCCTGGGAGAACAGACAATGATGTTAAGAACCACTGGAATAGCAAGCCGAGTAAGAAGCTTTCTGAAATGGGAATCGACCCTGTCACTCATAAGCCTCTCTCTCAAATACTTACTGATTATGGAAACATTGGAGGCATTCCAAAACAttga